One Archangium violaceum genomic window, CCCGCGGGGGCCACCCAGCCCGCCGGGGCTCAGCCGGCCGCGCCCGCCAGCACTCCTGAGCAGAAGAATCCAGCGCAGACGGATCCGAACGAGCCGTCCGACGATCTCTTCTAGCGGGTAGGGGTAGCGAGGGTGGGGGGATTGATGCGAATCTTCGTCCGCTGGTGCCGGAATCCGGCACCGGTGGACGTGATGCGGAACCCCGGGGAGGGGAACCGCCCGGAGGCAGTCATGCGGAAGCTCCTGATGCTGTGCGCGGTACTCACTGTGACCCCGGCTGTTGCCCAGGATGAGGGGGACAGCGCGCCCAGGGAGTCCAGCGGTGGTGGGAAGGCCTCGAAGGGCCCGCAGACCATCGACTTCGAGGAAGATACGATCGAGGGCGACCTCACGAAGCCGGACGGCGAGTACGTCGAGGCGCGCAAGAAGGTCCAGCACTCCAACCTGATCCGCATCCGCGAGGACTTCGAGGACAAGGTGATGCAGTCGGTGGGAGAGCTGTGAAAATCCTTGGGAACCCACCGAAGCCCGCGTTGTCCTAGAGATCGCCGACACCCAACCAGGGAACTTCCATGCCCGTCCCACTGACACTCAAGGTCTTCAAGGGGGAGACGCTCGTCACCTCGAAGGACTTCGAGCGCGACATCATCAAGATCGGCCGTCTCGCCTCGGCCCACCTGTGCCTGGATGACGAGAAGGTCAGCCGCATCCACTCCGTCATCGAGGTCGCCGCCGACGGCAGCCTGTCCATCATCGACATGGGCAGCGTCGAGGGCACCTACGTCAACGGCAAGCGGGTCAACAAGGGCCAGCTCGCCTTCGGTGACGAGATCAAGGTCGGTGGCACCACCATCCGCCTGGACAATCCCGCCGCCGTGGCCGCGGTGAACCTGGCCTCCGCCGCCGCGAGCGCGGCTCCGACGCCGGTGCCGACGGCTCCGGTGGAGACCTCGTTGGCCGCGGGCCTGGCTCAGACGGCCGGGTCTCCGGCTCCAGCCGCGACCCCGGCCCCGGTGGCGGTGGTGCAGCAGCCGGTGGCGGCCGCCGCTCCCGCGCCGAAGGCGGTGGCTCAGCCGGTGGCGGAGGCTCCGGCCGCCGAGCCCGCTCCGCGCGTGCGCCGGGTGGCTCGCAAGGGCCGCGGTCCGCTCGGACTGGGCCTGCACTTCATGTGGGGCGACCAGCGCGTGGGCGAGTTCTTCCTCGCGCCGGGCAAGAAGCAGAGCTTCACCGTGGGCAGCGCCAAGGGCGTCAACTTCATCATGGGTGACGCGAAGCTGGGCGGCGAGCGCTTCGAGGTGGTGCGCACGGAC contains:
- the cglF gene encoding adventurous gliding motility protein CglF, producing the protein MRKLLMLCAVLTVTPAVAQDEGDSAPRESSGGGKASKGPQTIDFEEDTIEGDLTKPDGEYVEARKKVQHSNLIRIREDFEDKVMQSVGEL